A portion of the Paenibacillus marchantiae genome contains these proteins:
- a CDS encoding hybrid sensor histidine kinase/response regulator, giving the protein MSNPIAENRSLFEQLYTHAPIGIAVTSHVNGRWLQLNPAFCEMLGYSEDELIDSPIVHMIYEEDLEMEEFRSHFWDMTNGLSLMYETELRLKRKDDSLLWATVRACIVRDEVSGEPLYLLVQAADISKQKDAENRLIIKRKQLEESSRISRLLAESSLDLIAIHHADPERTFKYVSPASKSMLGYDPEEVVGQPGLFCIHPDDVRLVEAFVAGQIQGLAPDRISYRLQHKDGSVIWADTITHYVYDIQGNLQEMIGVTRDITASKQQQLSLQEYQSLFDSNPLGVASLDLDGNLLKANAGQEQLTGHTKEELLSSSFDHLIDPVDLDKTRYHFEETVKGTAQSYEVGLIHKDGQRIETSVINVPILLEDRVVGVYGITSDITESKRYVEEIENLSYERALILNAMSEGVIGLDQNGNLIFANPIATEMMDFCPSEMNGKPLEEIMLQMQSEGIPYPSNSTPILQAVREGRSLPRSESVFWKQDGSSFLAEFQLKPIMEQGENRGAVLVFRDMTSVKDIIRAKEVAEHADRAKSEFLAIMSHELRTPLNGIMGMAHLLKETELDEEQNGFADIIIDSGESLLHILNEILDFSKIEAGKMDLERQPVDIKSVLGGVMELFALRASEKNIELYCEMSEQIPERVRGDETRIRQILINLVGNAIKFTEKGSIQVHVNVKPAEFYNENHLILSVSVKDTGIGIPFNKQHQLFQSFSQLDPAINRKYGGTGLGLAISKKLVELMGGAIGVQSETGEGADFHFTLLLERWQDESTDQIEEVADHNLKLDRTSLAAGIKILIAEDQSFNSHLLEEMLRKHGGLCDIVENGAEAVKALERETYDLLFMDIQMPVMDGIEATCRIRQTHPEIPVIAAITAFAGANDREACLKCGMQDFISKPFSSTEISRVLNTWVPYIRSQHER; this is encoded by the coding sequence GTGTCGAATCCAATTGCAGAGAATCGCTCTCTGTTCGAGCAGTTATATACACATGCACCGATCGGCATTGCTGTTACTTCGCATGTGAACGGACGTTGGCTTCAGCTTAATCCGGCATTTTGTGAAATGCTGGGATACAGTGAAGATGAATTGATTGACTCACCAATTGTACATATGATCTATGAGGAAGACTTAGAGATGGAGGAGTTCAGATCCCATTTCTGGGATATGACCAATGGATTAAGTCTGATGTATGAAACTGAGTTACGGCTTAAGCGTAAGGATGATTCTCTTCTCTGGGCGACGGTAAGAGCCTGCATCGTCAGGGATGAAGTGAGCGGCGAGCCGCTTTATTTGCTTGTTCAGGCAGCGGATATTTCGAAGCAGAAGGACGCGGAGAATCGACTGATTATAAAGCGCAAGCAGTTGGAGGAGAGCAGTCGAATCTCAAGATTGCTGGCCGAATCCTCGCTTGATCTGATTGCCATACACCATGCCGATCCGGAGCGGACGTTCAAGTACGTATCTCCAGCCAGCAAAAGTATGTTGGGATATGATCCAGAAGAAGTTGTTGGTCAACCTGGCTTGTTCTGCATTCACCCCGACGACGTGCGTCTAGTTGAAGCTTTCGTGGCTGGTCAAATCCAGGGCCTTGCACCTGATCGAATTAGCTATCGGCTCCAGCATAAGGATGGTTCTGTTATATGGGCGGATACCATCACTCATTATGTATATGACATACAGGGAAATCTGCAGGAAATGATTGGAGTGACCCGTGATATTACAGCGAGCAAGCAGCAGCAATTAAGTCTTCAGGAGTACCAATCATTGTTCGACAGTAACCCTCTTGGAGTTGCTTCATTGGATTTGGACGGAAACCTGCTTAAGGCCAATGCAGGTCAAGAGCAATTGACAGGCCATACCAAGGAGGAACTTCTTAGTTCATCCTTTGATCATCTCATTGACCCGGTGGACCTGGATAAGACGAGGTATCATTTTGAAGAGACCGTAAAAGGAACCGCACAGAGCTATGAAGTGGGGTTGATTCACAAAGACGGACAGCGCATTGAAACAAGTGTGATTAATGTTCCGATTTTGCTCGAGGATCGTGTCGTGGGCGTCTATGGAATAACTAGTGATATTACGGAGTCTAAAAGGTATGTAGAGGAAATTGAAAATCTCAGTTACGAAAGAGCATTGATTCTCAATGCCATGTCTGAGGGAGTCATTGGCCTCGATCAGAATGGTAACCTGATATTTGCCAATCCGATTGCAACGGAGATGATGGATTTCTGTCCGTCTGAGATGAATGGCAAGCCACTTGAAGAGATCATGTTACAAATGCAAAGTGAGGGTATACCTTATCCGTCCAATAGCACTCCTATTCTTCAAGCTGTACGTGAAGGGCGAAGCCTGCCGCGATCTGAGTCTGTATTTTGGAAGCAGGATGGCTCCAGCTTCCTGGCGGAGTTCCAACTGAAACCGATAATGGAGCAGGGGGAGAATCGTGGAGCTGTACTGGTTTTCCGCGATATGACATCGGTGAAGGACATCATTCGTGCCAAGGAAGTGGCAGAACATGCGGACCGAGCCAAGTCCGAGTTCCTGGCGATTATGAGTCATGAGCTTCGTACACCTCTGAATGGAATTATGGGCATGGCCCATCTGTTAAAAGAAACAGAGTTGGATGAGGAGCAGAACGGCTTCGCCGATATCATCATCGACAGTGGTGAATCACTGCTGCACATTCTGAATGAGATCTTGGATTTCAGTAAGATTGAAGCAGGAAAAATGGATCTTGAACGCCAGCCAGTGGATATTAAATCGGTTCTTGGCGGGGTCATGGAACTATTTGCGCTTAGAGCTTCCGAAAAGAATATTGAACTATACTGTGAAATGTCAGAGCAGATTCCCGAACGCGTACGAGGCGATGAAACTCGCATTCGTCAGATTCTGATTAATCTAGTAGGCAATGCCATCAAATTCACGGAGAAGGGAAGCATTCAGGTTCACGTGAACGTTAAGCCAGCGGAATTTTACAATGAGAATCATCTGATCTTGTCCGTTTCGGTCAAAGATACGGGGATTGGCATTCCGTTCAATAAGCAGCATCAACTGTTCCAGTCTTTCTCACAGCTCGATCCGGCTATCAATCGCAAATATGGAGGCACAGGTCTGGGGCTGGCCATCAGCAAGAAGCTGGTGGAACTGATGGGCGGCGCCATTGGTGTACAGAGTGAGACAGGTGAGGGGGCGGATTTCCACTTCACCCTGTTACTTGAACGATGGCAAGATGAGTCCACGGATCAGATTGAAGAGGTGGCTGATCACAACCTGAAGCTGGATCGAACAAGTCTGGCAGCGGGGATCAAAATTCTTATAGCTGAGGATCAGTCATTCAACAGCCATTTGCTGGAGGAAATGCTTCGTAAGCACGGCGGTCTATGTGATATCGTGGAGAACGGTGCAGAAGCGGTGAAAGCATTGGAAAGGGAAACATACGACCTTCTCTTTATGGATATCCAAATGCCTGTTATGGATGGGATTGAAGCGACCTGCCGGATTAGGCAAACCCACCCTGAAATTCCGGTCATTGCTGCCATCACGGCATTTGCAGGAGCGAACGACCGTGAAGCTTGTCTGAAATGCGGTATGCAGGACTTTATCAGCAAACCGTTCAGCTCTACGGAAATAAGTCGTGTGCTAAACACATGGGTTCCGTACATACGCTCCCAGCATGAGCGCTGA